In the genome of Gloeotrichia echinulata CP02, one region contains:
- a CDS encoding aldehyde dehydrogenase family protein, with protein sequence MNKSIEVRNPRTGKYDYVIIPPPAKLLAQQCNRLRRSQVRWQQIGIERRIEALQLWKEAILSGREQLKEALVNDTGRLSVSLAEIDSFLSTIDRWCKLAPDLLQESPRNTSIPFISLLQTTVPYPLVGVISPWNFPLLLSTIDTIPALLAGCAVIVKPSEIAPRFVAPLITALNTVPNLRDVLNFVEGAGETGSALIENVDLICFTGSVATGQKVAVAAAQNFIPAFLELGGKDPAIVLESANLELATSAILWGSVVNTGQSCYSIERIYVAESIFDKFVELLTAKAKQLKLAHPTVESGEIGPIIAERQAAIISDHLLDAVEQGAVIHCGGQVEELGGGWWCRPTVLTKVNHSMKVMTEETFAPIMPVMPFSTIEEAINLANDSSYGLSAAVFAESEELAIEVAQQIDAGAISINDAGLTAMMHEGEKNSFKFSGLGGSRMGPSSLKRFLRKKALLIKTNSTSDPWWFD encoded by the coding sequence ATGAATAAATCAATAGAAGTTCGCAACCCCAGGACGGGAAAATATGACTATGTAATTATACCGCCACCAGCGAAGTTGTTGGCACAGCAATGTAACCGCTTACGCAGATCGCAAGTACGCTGGCAACAGATTGGCATAGAAAGGAGAATAGAAGCATTACAATTGTGGAAAGAAGCCATATTGTCTGGACGCGAACAACTGAAAGAGGCTTTGGTCAATGATACTGGCAGATTGTCAGTCTCCTTAGCGGAAATTGACTCCTTCCTCTCCACCATTGACCGTTGGTGTAAGTTAGCACCAGATTTACTGCAAGAATCTCCCCGAAACACTAGTATTCCCTTTATCTCACTGCTACAAACAACCGTTCCTTATCCCCTCGTTGGGGTGATTAGCCCGTGGAATTTTCCCCTATTACTATCTACGATTGATACCATTCCAGCGTTGCTGGCGGGTTGTGCGGTGATTGTCAAACCCAGTGAAATTGCTCCCCGGTTTGTAGCACCACTCATAACAGCACTGAATACAGTTCCTAATTTGCGTGATGTATTAAATTTTGTTGAGGGAGCAGGGGAAACCGGATCTGCTTTAATTGAAAATGTAGATTTGATATGCTTTACAGGCAGTGTAGCGACAGGACAAAAAGTTGCAGTAGCAGCAGCGCAAAACTTTATCCCGGCTTTTTTAGAATTAGGAGGTAAAGACCCGGCGATTGTTTTAGAATCAGCCAATTTAGAATTAGCAACATCAGCAATTTTATGGGGTTCAGTCGTCAACACTGGACAGTCATGTTATTCAATTGAAAGAATTTATGTTGCTGAATCTATATTTGATAAATTTGTGGAATTACTGACAGCCAAAGCCAAACAGTTAAAATTAGCTCATCCCACAGTTGAAAGTGGAGAAATTGGGCCAATTATTGCCGAGAGACAGGCTGCAATTATTAGCGACCATCTCCTAGATGCAGTAGAACAAGGTGCAGTCATTCACTGTGGCGGCCAGGTTGAAGAATTAGGAGGGGGTTGGTGGTGTCGTCCCACGGTTTTGACCAAGGTCAACCATTCAATGAAAGTGATGACCGAAGAAACTTTTGCTCCTATTATGCCGGTGATGCCTTTTTCTACAATTGAAGAAGCGATTAATTTAGCAAATGATTCAAGTTATGGGCTGAGTGCGGCTGTATTTGCTGAATCAGAAGAATTAGCAATAGAAGTAGCCCAGCAAATAGATGCAGGTGCCATCAGTATTAATGACGCCGGTCTCACCGCTATGATGCATGAAGGAGAGAAAAATTCCTTCAAATTCTCCGGTCTTGGTGGGTCGCGCATGGGTCCGTCATCATTGAAACGGTTCCTGCGAAAAAAAGCCTTATTGATTAAAACCAACTCTACCAGTGACCCTTGGTGGTTTGATTAA
- a CDS encoding DUF3598 family protein yields MSTIREEMPVLARHEGDWVGTYIVVDTAGKIIDNYESHLTCQFPENETYSYYQINRYKWADGKQEEHQFPGQYCDKALWFDTERIKGKAWEVDNSTVILWFAYKTVPDINLYEMIIISPDNNHRARTWHWFKNHEIYQRTLIKEERLR; encoded by the coding sequence ATGTCTACCATCCGAGAAGAAATGCCTGTATTAGCCCGTCACGAAGGAGATTGGGTAGGGACATATATTGTAGTTGATACCGCAGGTAAAATTATTGATAATTATGAGTCGCATTTAACCTGTCAGTTTCCAGAAAATGAAACTTATTCCTATTACCAAATCAATCGCTATAAGTGGGCTGATGGTAAACAAGAAGAACATCAATTTCCTGGACAATATTGTGATAAGGCACTCTGGTTTGATACCGAACGCATTAAAGGCAAAGCCTGGGAAGTAGACAATTCCACCGTGATTTTGTGGTTTGCTTATAAAACAGTCCCAGACATTAATTTATATGAAATGATCATAATTAGTCCTGACAATAATCATCGCGCCCGCACTTGGCACTGGTTTAAGAACCATGAAATTTACCAACGCACTCTCATCAAAGAAGAACGATTACGTTAG